GGGTGTGCCATATTAGTCTTATCTAGCTTTCACACTCACCTCATTCTGAGGCTCCCGATCAGGGCTCTCCCTGGTGCCCCCTGCAGTAAAGGAGCACAGCTAATCAGGGGTATTCCAGACCTGGCCAATCAGAGAGCTCTGGTCTGAAAGACCTTTAAACAGGACTCTAACTTGAAACATCTGAGGTATTGAGAAAGTGCTTTGTTGTTGAGTCTTTGCTATGGAACCTAAAACTTAGAACCAAGATAGTGGAGCTCATATGATCACACTACAGAAGGTAGGAGAGTAGCCTATGAATTTGAGTCACTGGAAAATGAAATTACTTCACATGCCCAAGTCCAGACCAGataaactttaaaagaaaagaaaaaaaatcagcttaaaACAGCATCTGTAGCAATAATTTCACTCAATAAGCTAACCAAGAGGACTAACCCAACAAATACAATAACAGAGACTactgccaaaaaaataaatgtaatgaaaAAATGTCTTAATAATATTCTTTTTAGCATCCTTCAGCTTGCCCAATAtacccccccaaaaacaaacaaacaaacaaacaaaccattcAAATACAACCAAAAGACAATGTCTGCTCAGCTGAAATCCCTGTCAGGGAAAATAAGAGGGGCGACAAGGGTCCAAAGGTAGAGCCCAAGGCCCAGCCAGCTGGAACTCATCTTCACCCAAACAGCTGGCATACTGCTCTGCATGACTTGGCTGGAAGTTTCTGGTCTGTGGGAGGACACAGAGGGAAAAGTAACAATTTAGTTTACACCAACTCAACCAACCACATGTAGTGAAATTAATCTACACTTCCTCTGGACACATGAATtgcttaaccccccccccccccccaaaaaaaacagtgtgGTGGCAGTGGGTGAGGTTCATCTAAACTGAGATGATTCATGAAGCTGACATTCAATCTGTGCTGAAAGAAAGAACTTTCAGGTGAACTAGTGTGCCCTCTGGTGGTTCTACTGGAGGCTGTTTAAACCATCACAttaacataaaaacatgtttaacactttgtttttttgatcTTTAAATTCTTAAAATTCTCAGTCGGTCACTAAGGAGCTCCACTGTTACTGTGCCTCAGTCACAGGCAGCTAAATGCAAGTAACTGATGAGGGGCAAATTCTGGATTTTTAACTTCACCATCAGGGTCAAAAGTCTGTCTTATATTCATACCTGCTGTTTCATGCATGTCAGCCTGTTCTGAGTACTTACTTGTACCAGTTGGTAAGAGTCATCATGATGTACAGAGAGGCCAGGCAGAGGTGGAAGTGGAAAAAGGAGTAGCTGTAAGTGACTCCCTCCTCTTCATTGTCAACAGCCCTGCGTATaccatcctcccccaccacacCCTCTTCACCTGACCCTCCACCCTCCTCAGTCTGCATCAGCTTGTTCACCTGGGTGTTACTGGATGAACGAATACTGAGGGAGAGAGAACGAGCCAGTTTAACAAAAGCAAATACAAGGGGAAAAACAACTTAATACTATTTGCTGTCACTGCTAATCTTACCTGGCGTAAAGAGTgcagaagaggaagatgatTAATCCCACAATACCCTGAGCATCCCACCACTGCACCTGTCCTGGAGAACTGCCACCAGATGATTCAGCGGTGCTGACGTTCGACACTAAACTCAACAGGCTGGGGTTACAATTGCGATCTATAAAGTGCAAAATACACAGACCACACAAAAATTGTACACACATTATGAAATACTTTGAAAAGCACATTATTATACAGTCAGCCTTTTTGCAAACTGACATATACATAAATTTAAGGATTTGACTTTCATCTTGACTATAATGGCAACACACCTTTTTGATTCTTATGTAACTTATGGCAATGAAGTTGCACCTTAAAAGTATCAGAGGTGCATAAATACACATTTGTCCCTTAGATCTTATTAAATTAGAAAACGGTTTTCCTCTTGACTGTATTTCTCCCACACTGATTTCACTGTCAACAGTGAAACACTCAATTcaatatagcaccaaatcacaacaacagtcagctcaaggtgctttatattgtaaagaccctacaatattagggagaaaaccccaacaatcatatgaccccctatgagcaagcacctgGGGACAGTGGGAAGGCgaagctcccttttaacaggaagaatccacaggcagaaccaggctcagggtggaggtgccatctgctgcgaccagaTGAGGGTGATCAAAccaaaaaggagcaaaatgaAACTGACTTTTTGTCTATTGGTCTGCAGTGTGTTATTAAATTCCCAGCTATTGATATCGAGCAAATATTCTTTGAAAAGATGAggattcacatttaaaaaaaaagaagaaagactgAAATCCACTTCTTTGTAGGCAACTGAGATGCATTTTCAGTGTCATGTCAACGGGTCCGAGATGCCTCCATCTTAACATAAAACTAACACTAGTCAGCACAACACTACCCATTGTGGCTATTCACATAGGAAAGGCAGATCACATGAAAATGACACACAGAGGGTGTGCTAACTATTAGCAGAAGTCAGCTGCTTTTCCATTCAGAGCGACAGGCAAAACTCACCTTTCAAATAGAAATGCTGCGGCAGATAAACAGCAAGTGCACACATTTAATGGAAACAGTATAATCAGAAACCAGCATGCAAGAGAAAGCTACAGAAGAGTCTGTACTGAGACATCAGGAGACTCACTTGGATTGTTGGTCATTGCAGACCAAGTGACATACATAGTGTAGAGGGAGATGAGGGAAGCCTGAAGCAGACCTGAGTATGGCTGAACTTCCTGTAAATAACGGAAAAATATACAGTCATTTTCTAAGCAAAAATTTTAATAACAGTGTTTGAACATACTGGGTGTTTCTGTCACAacctcagcagagcctcagGAAAAGAATATTTTGTTTGTAGTTTTCCAAATCAGATTTTACTAATTAGAGACAGCAGATGATGCTATTTAAACCTAACCTAAAACAAGGTCTATGCACCCATTTCATCTCCTCCACACAGTCTGCTTCATCGCTAACAAACAGCAGTACACTGATCAACAATGCCCGTCACCCTCCCTGTCGCTGTCTGGAACCTCTCTTCTGGCAGAAACCAGATGAGCTTTGCTgacatttttatattgtttttctctgcagctGATAATGGTTTTTTTTCAAGGAATTAGTGCTGGTAATAATAAGGGCTGCTTTCCATGTCCTTCAGGCAATGTTTGCTGCCTCATTcatatctgcctctctgtcAGCATTTCCACTTCTTCTCACACTGGATTTAGGGCAGACTGGTTGCTACACTGACTTGCTACTTCTTGTGGTATAAATTGGTATATCACAATAGTCCATTTTTAAGTTCAGTTCATCTCTTTTACCCAGTCCAGATGTTTTGTACACAAATTCACAGCAGTTTCTTTACATTCTGCTAAACTCTTTAGTTACTTTGGAAGTTACATAACGTACCTTTAGGTCTGTCATGTTCACCACTCCTTCTCATCTGTCACACACTTACTCTGTACAGGTGATGTCACTGATTTGCATTTTCCTTCATGCTGTAATATTATTTGAACATATTGTatcataaacattttaatttcattgtttttttagtGTTAACAGTGATTTGAACCCAATTTAGATATTTATAATAGGTGCAGAGAACCCATTAAATGTAAGAAAAAGATCATCAAGAGAGCACCAAATAATGGTTAGCCAAGTTCACATACAGCAATGGATGATGTAGACCACTATAACAGGTATCACCTGAACAGGTAATTACAATTTTCTTTAAACTCCTTAGTTTTATGTGTAATTAACACAACTGGTAGTCCAAGCTTAAAAATAACTTTACATTAatggttttagtttttgtccattaaaaaaaatcaatgtgctTAGGCTGAGTGGGGGTTCAGCAACAATAATATTATGTGATTAACACTTAATAACTATCTACCAAACTGTTAACTGGGGCATCGATCATTTTCTTAAATGCTTATCCAACTCAGGaggctggagcctctcccagctgtcacagagtgACACTCTGTCACACAGTGCTAACACTGAGACAGACCACCATTCAccctcacatccacacctaagGCTAATTTAAcctcaccagttaacctaacaaaCTGTGGTATAACACGCAAACGGCACTCAGAAAGGCACCAGCTGACCAGGAAGTTTAAGGCCAGAATCCTGAGGCTTTAAAGTGACAGTGGTAACAGCTGCACTGCCCCAAACTGTTCACATTTTACAATAAATACCTTTAACTTCTTACAATTGTGGTTACGTGGTATCCAACATTTGGGAATACATTTTCCACATTTGTACCTGTATCTTCGGTAAGATGGAAACAATGGAGACGGTGATGCATAAGATAAGGTTGATGCTGATGAAGACTTTGTGCTCTGTGCAGTCATCGGCCTTTGTATAGTAAATGTAGAAAAGCACCACAGCAGCAATAGCCAGTGCATAGTGGAGGCCAGTGAAAGACAGCAGTCCTGGAATTTGCATGAATACAAAATAATGTGATTGGCGGTTTAAcagaatcattttaaaaaaacgtCTGAAAACGACTCGGGCAGCAGAGAAGCTCTGGCTCATCTTGCCAGAAATGTTGCATACCAATACAATTCAGTACCAAATTAGACTAAAAATCTCCTGGATGACTGAATTCAAATATTGTGTGCTACAGAAAAATAACTCACATGTGTAGAATATCATGCAACTTTTGCTTTACCTGCAAACCAGCATTTGTTCCCTCTTTCAGCATTTTCTACCCAGGCTTTGTTCCAGGAGTAGGCAAAGTCAATGAGGAGAATGAGCTGGATTAAAATGAAGATAAAGGATCCCACCATGCCGAAGTAAAACCACACTGTgagatgaaaaggaaaagacaGAACAAAGAGTGTC
This window of the Archocentrus centrarchus isolate MPI-CPG fArcCen1 chromosome 16, fArcCen1, whole genome shotgun sequence genome carries:
- the serinc2l gene encoding serine incorporator 1: MGACLALCSLASCASCLCGSAPCLLCGCCPSSNNSTITRLVFSFFLLLGTFVSVIMILPGMETQLRKIPGFCKGGTSIPIPGVENQVDCNVIVGYKSVYRMCFAMTCFFFLFCVIMIRVRSSKDPRAAFQNGFWFFKFLILVGITVGAFFIPDGTFHDVWFYFGMVGSFIFILIQLILLIDFAYSWNKAWVENAERGNKCWFAGLLSFTGLHYALAIAAVVLFYIYYTKADDCTEHKVFISINLILCITVSIVSILPKIQEVQPYSGLLQASLISLYTMYVTWSAMTNNPNRNCNPSLLSLVSNVSTAESSGGSSPGQVQWWDAQGIVGLIIFLFCTLYASIRSSSNTQVNKLMQTEEGGGSGEEGVVGEDGIRRAVDNEEEGVTYSYSFFHFHLCLASLYIMMTLTNWYKPETSSQVMQSSMPAVWVKMSSSWLGLGLYLWTLVAPLIFPDRDFS